A genomic region of Dreissena polymorpha isolate Duluth1 chromosome 4, UMN_Dpol_1.0, whole genome shotgun sequence contains the following coding sequences:
- the LOC127877569 gene encoding uncharacterized protein LOC127877569 has protein sequence MPSEPRQSTSTEDKGKAMETNAPRPMRVITYPPESSAQGILDTMNKHREEGKFCDIQLKLSQSRTIFAHKAILAQSSEFFELMFASDFIESASGEVDVSHLADNPETIESVIKSFYGQAFELTIKNVYDVLNMAEMLCLEPMKEMCSLVIQGNIYLENMPSLIQIAMNFSLEALQQQIAPIIGSRFHDFILLQEDILELSPSSFEYLISHIKTKFICRKAEYILFVLKWYSRSETEERAELMLRALDVEFKISRHTYMELEGRIETIKEHLDDANAFVDAQTREELLLKLAKLQPDGIANERHLHSLNTLCDSDLEDLPPRERCEFDYKWPEYGPRTKEKGYTEKEQEMYVKHHADMAEAEQHREWAAKYPQKFSLRGDDDPNRPKRIRREVDPKPYPNRSFHVKTDEEILEESKLLSGIVVLAPSSINGFISNDTLDVSIYITRKRGWYKITRLDMHSIMLAFPGYTKPSDKSKEPPRMKIRNTLYGAAYRDQDSDDDDEYGDSAEMKRMMHMMRGAEPRDMMMIMHSMPPSIRRRMEREMMRGRMPRSMEMFGGIPFEMMDDHRSRGMNAGQDTEVRLKAPPPLSDILWKTLYFKHRLYFYHQLACSAVYCHDIEKSSWSQLNFDLSVEKKDEDERKLSSIADGIELAVMGRTLYAVVRIVHPDYHQYIRYMTQWRRDQEDEKEITVHARYKIFKLNESEQKFDHRNTTTKLYIQIPIDKEKKVGNDKETEQDKARAKERRLTELFMMQNIPMKPLRHGLFTTILFVENDETLHIFTGHKTDKYYLEKELRDDETVFQIATYLIYYADSNESDSVGPYSSHKWIGDLIPVEDDRLVFLLNSMLDGTIMINLEIPVDQNDSSRVACWKQTHVTDYYEGMKGHPRRQFICVGDDKSMWVIRGKDDNTSELMEVYMVAFNRKVSFKRNTAEHTPPPYRLFTMGCCAKFDPEILRKNIEPLTYQHVE, from the coding sequence ATGCCATCTGAGCCGCGACAGTCGACGAGTACGGAAGACAAAGGGAAGGCCATGGAGACCAACGCGCCCCGGCCCATGAGGGTGATTACATACCCTCCAGAGAGCAGCGCCCAGGGTATACTGGACACTATGAACAAGCATCGAGAGGAAGGTAAATTCTGCGATATTCAGCTGAAATTATCACAGTCGAGAACTATATTTGCCCACAAGGCCATACTGGCTCAAAGCAGCGAGTTCTTCGAGCTGATGTTTGCAAGTGATTTTATTGAAAGTGCTAGTGGTGAGGTGGATGTCTCGCATCTGGCAGATAACCCCGAGACGATCGAGAGTGTTATAAAGAGTTTCTATGGACAGGCGTTCGAACTGACGATTAAAAACGTGTACGACGTTCTCAATATGGCTGAGATGCTGTGTCTAGAACCGATGAAAGAGATGTGTTCGTTGGTTATCCAAGGGAATATTTATCTAGAAAACATGCCCTCGTTGATACAAATTGCAATGAACTTCAGTCTTGAGGCGCTTCAACAGCAGATTGCTCCAATTATTGGATCTAGATTCCACGACTTTATCTTGCTACAGGAAGATATATTGGAACTTAGTCCCAGTTCATTTGAGTATCTAATATCACATATAAAGACTAAATTCATATGTAGAAAAGCTGAGTATATTCTGTTTGTGCTGAAATGGTATTCAAGGTCAGAAACAGAAGAACGTGCCGAGCTGATGTTGCGTGCTCTTGACGTAGAGTTTAAAATAAGCCGACATACGTACATGGAATTAGAAGGCAGAATCGAGACCATAAAAGAACATCTAGATGATGCGAACGCTTTCGTCGATGCTCAAACACGAGAAGAATTACTTCTGAAGCTCGCTAAACTGCAACCTGACGGCATCGCTAACGAGAGACATTTACACAGTCTTAACACTTTGTGTGATTCAGACCTTGAGGATCTGCCACCGAGGGAACGGTGTGAGTTTGATTACAAATGGCCGGAGTACGGTCCTCGAACAAAGGAGAAGGGCTATACCGAGAAAGAACAGGAAATGTACGTCAAGCACCATGCAGACATGGCGGAGGCTGAACAACACAGGGAGTGGGCAGCCAAGTATCCACAGAAGTTTTCATTGAGAGGAGACGATGATCCAAATCGACCCAAACGCATACGTCGAGAAGTCGATCCGAAACCCTATCCAAACAGAAGTTTTCATGTGAAGACTGATGAAGAAATTCTTGAAGAGTCTAAGCTGCTGAGTGGTATTGTTGTTCTTGCGCCATCGTCAATTAATGGGTTTATCTCAAACGACACACTTGAtgtatctatatatataacaagaaaaCGCGGCTGGTACAAAATAACCAGGCTTGATATGCATAGTATCATGTTGGCATTTCCAGGTTACACAAAACCTTCCGACAAATCTAAAGAACCGCCAAGGATGAAAATACGTAATACGTTATACGGAGCTGCGTACAGAGACCAAGATTCTGATGACGACGACGAGTACGGCGATAGTGCTGAAATGAAGCGAATGATGCACATGATGCGTGGGGCCGAACCGCGcgatatgatgatgattatgcacAGTATGCCGCCATCGATCCGCAGGCGAATGGAACGGGAGATGATGCGAGGCCGTATGCCTAGGTCGATGGAAATGTTTGGTGGAATACCTTTTGAAATGATGGACGATCATAGAAGCCGTGGAATGAATGCTGGTCAGGATACTGAAGTGCGTCTCAAAGCACCGCCGCCTCTAAGTGACATACTCTGGAAGACATTGTATTTCAAGCACAGACTGTACTTTTATCATCAGCTAGCTTGCAGTGCAGTCTATTGTCATGATATCGAGAAATCGTCTTGGTCCCAATTAAACTTTGATCTGTCAGTGGAGAAAAAAGACGAAGACGAGCGTAAATTGTCTAGCATTGCAGATGGCATTGAGCTTGCAGTAATGGGTAGGACACTGTACGCTGTGGTAAGGATTGTCCACCCGGACTACCATCAGTATATACGGTACATGACCCAGTGGCGACGCGATCAAGAGGACGAAAAAGAGATTACCGTCCATGCCCGCTACAAgatttttaagttaaatgaaaGCGAACAGAAATTTGACCATAGGAATACAACAACGAAATTATACATACAAATTCCAATAGACAAAGAGAAGAAAGTGGGGAATGATAAAGAAACTGAGCAAGATAAAGCTCGGGCGAAAGAAAGACGACTCACGGAGCTGTTCATGATGCAAAACATTCCAATGAAACCGTTAAGACACGGTCTGTTCACAACTATTTTGTTCGTTGAAAATGACGAAACGCTGCATATTTTTACTGGTCACAAGACGGACAAGTACTATTTAGAAAAGGAACTTCGCGATGATGAAACTGTATTCCAGATAGCAACATATCTCATTTATTACGCAGATTCAAATGAATCTGATTCAGTCGGTCCTTACTCATCCCATAAATGGATAGGCGACTTAATACCAGTCGAGGATGATCGCCTGGTTTTCTTATTGAACAGTATGTTGGACGGAACGATAATGATTAACCTCGAAATTCCAGTTGACCAAAACGATTCCAGTCGGGTTGCATGTTGGAAACAAACGCATGTAACAGATTACTACGAGGGAATGAAGGGGCATCCTCGACGCCAGTTCATTTGCGTCGGTGACGACAAATCCATGTGGGTAATTCGTGGAAAAGATGACAACACAAGTGAACTGATGGAGGTATATATGGTTGCATTCAACCGGAAAGTGAGTTTCAAAAGAAACACAGCAGAACACACACCGCCCCCGTACCGATTGTTTACCATGGGATGCTGCGCTAAATTTGATCCGGAAATTTTACGGAAAAACATCGAGCCGTTAACGTATCAACACGTAGAATGA